In Nematostella vectensis chromosome 12, jaNemVect1.1, whole genome shotgun sequence, the genomic window CTCTGGACCAGTGAGGAAGTGTTTGTTGCTGtaacctcccccctcccccccccccccccaacacagACAATTTAACCAAACCCACCTACGCCCTCACCCTTAATAGCTCCTAAACCAGGGGGGGCTGGCTGCTGTAATGTCACCCCCCCCCAACACATACACCGGCAATGTCACCCCTTTCCCGCTTAACGTTGGGAGTGTATGCTGCcgtatcccccccccccccccccccccacaggcCGTGTTTCTCACCCGCAGGGGGCAGGTTCCCTCGTTCTTTCCCCAGCAGCAAGATCAATTACGACTAGGTCATGCAGAAGCAATCAAAAGATTTAACCAAAATGGATTGGTGCACCACAGACATACATACAATAGCATACGATACAACAATGATTAGATAATCTagccaatcctgttaggccTTACAAGCTCGCTTAGACACTTGTCTTACGACTTTGACGAATGTTTAGTGCGACACAAATAGACAATTGGATTTTGACGTATGAATCGGGCggctttttttcaaaatttcagTTGAAATAAACGACTCGTAAATTGATCAGCGTAATGCTCTTTTTACCGGAAATCCATCTGAATTTCTGCTGTTTCCTTCATAGCATTTGATACTGCTGTTTACGCGTCATATGCGATGGTATTGTTGGTATTCCTGTGGTACGCTCAAACAATACCATTGTTCTCGGCCCAGTGCTACGCAAGAGTGCATTTCGGCGTCGGTAATTCGTGTTGTTTATTCGCAGTCAATCAATTTATTCCAACCAAAATTTACAGCAAACGGCTATCTAAATTGACCCCAAATCACGACTTTTCGCCCTACGCCACGTATGAATAGTATCTAGGAGGATGTGAAAGGTTTTAAAGCAAGAAGATTCGTATAAATTTGATGGGCATTCTTAGATCGGTGGCACGGGTGAACAAGCCTTTGTTTCCTAATGCTTTGATGTTGTCTTCATCGCTTTCACGGCATCGCTTTCTGAGGTGAGTTATTTACTCAGTATAGCATGATGTATTTTGACATCTTAGGAGGTTGTGCCTGGATTTTGccattttgcttttattttaaacaaaaaaaataatgaaattgAAAGCGAATTGCTTGAACATAATTTGCATTTTACTAAGGGCGTGCGTTCAAgtcacaaaaaaaacacattcattattacaaaatttcaaatttgACTGTATAAGATATCCTCGACTGTTTGACTTCAATTTAACTTTCATTGAGCTTTTATATTTACTAATTCTTGTTGTTTGTGAGGAATCcgtaagaataaaaaaaattaaaattcacTGTTCACCTGACTAGACTGACATACAAAGAAATTGTACGCAGCCTGATTATATATGCTCGTTTCTAGCTATTTGTTTCTAGCTATTGTTTGATTGGGCAAAACATACTTCCATGACATGCAAGTGAATTTTGGACCGAAAATAAGCAttaaatataatattatatttgcagcttttattcttatttctctacacaatatttacaaaaaatacATGGATCatcattttatttcaattttccgGGTTTTCTAAAAATCCATTTTTCCAGAGACATACATACATTTTtattgtaacatgtcttttatTGTATGGATATCTCCCTAGATGGAGTTACATATCTAATACTCTGCTGTTTCCACCTTATTTTCACACTGACTTTTCACAAGCACATTCCAACAATGTGAAATAagtatttcctttttctagaCAGAAGACATGTGTTATACTGTGGATATGATTACTGGTACTTGTTTATACATGTTTTTGATGTTTCCATGTGAATGGAAAATATTGCTTGCCAGAAAAAACAATTCCATTTTTTATTGTGAATGGTTTCTTTTACTAACTGTGTATATATGAATACTGTAGAATCTATATATAATTGGCCAATGATAAGTATTTCTATTTTAGATTAGGCTGACACATGGCAAAAGAAACAAAGTAAGGCAAGGTGAGAAAAGTGACATGTCATCTATGcaataatctttttttaagttgacttttgttttgctttagcAAGCCTTTCATTTGTGCCTGATTCACATTGCTGTCATTCACTTGCATAAGCAGGGTGTCATTTGACATTGGGTTTAAAAGATCGCCTGCATAGAATGCAAAATCAACTGATTTTTACTTAGAATTGCCTGCTATTTTTCCTGAAATGTCACCTGTTTTTAAAGCTGAATCTCCCACATTTGCACTATAAAAACCCAGCCAAAAAAAGCAAAGCCCAATCGAAGTGTTTTTAGGTCTTAATGTTGACAGGCATGGTATAGTTCAGTTGTGAAAACAAATTGTACCAAGCAAACCAATAACAAGGATTTTGAGTGGAGTGGGAGGTGGAGGGAGGGCTCGCAGAGGTTCTTGATTTTCTTTCATTAGAGTAGACCTTCCAGTCAAATGAGGGGTTCTTCCGAACCCCCAAACCCTGGATATCATGCCATATTTCTAGCTATCTGAGCAGAATAAAGTGAATGCAACAAGTAGGAGTGTGAAGTCCTAAGGTGTACCGAATTGTGAACATGCAAAACACTTTTTTTAGGCCTTGCAAATTGGGGTGCGGATTATATGCAGGTGTGCATTGTATGCAAGCTCCTTAAATATGTAAAGCCTTAAATCATGAAAATGTTTAAACATATCAGCACTTATATTTTTCTAGGCTGGCTGTAACCCCATTGAAAGGCATAATGTCTGGAGAAGAGGATCTTGTTTGTGCTGTTGACTTCAAGTCAGGGAAAATCCTGTACTACTTCAACCCCAAAACAGGAGAGAAGAAACTTGTTGAAGAGGTGAGATGTTGTTAATGCAACTGGTAAGTATTTTtgggcagacagacagatagatgAGCAGACAAAGGGGAAGATGGAAGGATGAATGGGCAGACAGCTGAACAAACTGTCTGGTAGAAGAATGTCCCgattttgcaaaataagccAGATTTAATTTAGATTATTTGTAATGAGAGGAAAACATTACCTTTGCCAGGATAGTACCATGTATTTTCTATTTACAGGTGCATACTCAGGATTTGCTTAAGGGGGTCACCGAGTTATAGTTATCATATGGATAATCCTTAAATAAGATTTTTTTGGCAGCTAAGGGGCTGTTTGTTCTGCCTTTTTCTCCCAAGTACGCCCCTAAATTTTAAGTTATTATAGTAGAACCCAGATAATTTAACCCCTCTGCTTTCTGGAACTGATTTCAAGCTCTCTAGAGACTAATTTCCAGTTATTTCTACTCGGATAACTTGATCTATTTCATTCCCCTTCAACAGGGTTCGAGTTGATGGGATGCCACTGTGTTACCTGCACTAAGAGCCTaatgttcttttttctctAGAAAATCAAAGATGATCAAAAAGACTTAGAAAATTCACCTTCGCCAGGACTTCATGGCTCCATGGCTTTACAAAATGCACAAAATCAACCTCAAAAGGCGCTGCCTGTTGAGTCAGCCCCAGAATCATTAGCTAGCCTatccacaggtaacccatcaAATCCCCCCCAGCTTCCCCCCGTAGTTCTTCCGGCACAGGCTATGGGAACTTCACACAGCTGCAAAGGAAGGTCGACAAATTGTGAAGAATGTAAACGAAACTTTGCCGAATCCCTCAACCGAATAAACCAGCAGTTCCTGGAAAAGACGTTATTATCTAAGACAGTGAAAATCTTCACTTGTGATCATTGCGGGGTAAACTTCCTGGACAAAAGAACTCTTAACAAACACCGCTTGAACCATGAATTCCAGATAGAACGAGAATTGACGCGATGGAAGAGtcaatccaagaaaaatactgtGAGGAAGCGAGCTGTAAAGACAACCGCCCTGAAGGATTTCCTGGAAAAAGTGCAGAGTTCAAGAAATGGGACTGATGGGCATTATGGAGCCGAGGTGGTCGCGTCCTACGATGGGACAGCTCTTAGAATTGAAAAAGAGGAGACTAGATTTAATCAAGATATAGTTTCACACAATGAATTGCGTTTTCATATCGAAAGAGAAACAGAGCCCAGCTCGCAGCTAGAGAATCGTGCACAGAACGGTATCAAACATGACGAAGCCGGTGATGTTGTTATCACAAAGACATTAGGAGTTGACATACAAACAGAAAGAAAACCGTTATCACATTCTGTATCGCCACAGATGACAAACGAAAGCTCTCGGATAGATTCTAGGTGTTTAGAGCGATACCCAGTTGCAGCGAAAAAGACGTCCAGAGGTGCGAACCAGGAGTTTATCCTCGCAAAAACGGTCGAAGCAATTTTGGAAGAAGCCAGAAGAGAGCAAACCAAACCGCAAGCTGAAGCCTTGCACCATAAAGCAGCTAACTCAAAAGAGTCTCCTATTATACTAAACGCGTTCTCACTGGCTAGTCCCCTAACTTCTGATGAGATGAAAACACATAACATCGCACAAAATGTTAGGTCTAATCTTAACCATATTGTACCGGTCTTCACACAGTACTCATCGACCAACACACCATCGCCTCCTTTCGTTAACACTGCAGTCTCTACTTCATCTGGTGCGTCCGGTCTTGCAGGAACCAGAGGGCCTGCAACTAATGCAAACTTTGTTCCACCTGTTATACCGGAAAGACCAATTCACACAGAACAGGTTCCTAGTGGTGCGTTACCATCTGGACAACAAGACCCGTCCATAGCTTGCGAAGAGGAGGGTTCAAAATCCCCACACCAGGTACCCGGCCTTATGTCGGCCCTTCCaaaacaccatcaccattccGCCAGCTCTTCTAGGTCCACAGACGACTGCACGGAATGTAACCGAAGTTTTCAAGAGTTGCTAGAAAAGCTGAACCAATCTGACAACGGGCCATCAAAACCTAAGAAGAAAGCTAAACTCCCATACCTAACTTCAGAAAacaatgttttaaaaaatgaacTAAAAGCAACCGTGAATTTGACCAAAGTGTCAATACCTTACTTAGGAAATAGCACAGAGCGATCTGTACTCTCTGAAGGTGATAAACATGTCAATCCCGATCAATCAAACCAAAGGGATTCAACCAGTAATTTGGTGCcagaaaaaataattcaaaataaacaaataggACAGCAGTTACCTAGGAATCAAGAGTCAAAGCCTGATATAGGAACTACTTTTAATAACCATGTGATTATTGTGGACGATTCAGAGCGTTTACCAGAAGTAATAGAATATGGAAGTAAAGGAAAATCTGGGCCATACGAGGTGAGAAATCCATCACATTgtcattttcaaaacaacGAGTGCACTAAGTTGACAGCAAAAACCTTATTCGAGGCAGAGACTACTAAAAATGCGACAACACTAAATGAGAACCAGACTAATGTAGAAGACAAAGGAAACTCCCCAAAAGCTATCCCAGACGGAATTATCTCCAACGTATTGAATAAAATTcccgcccccaccccccacagTCACTCACATGACGGAGGCCTAATCACAGACTGCGAGGAGTGCAAGATGTCGTTCTCTCATTCTCTGGACCAGCTGAGCCAAAAACTACTGGTAGAAACTATGAATGCTAGATCCCTCATTTTTGCCTGCGACTTGTGTGATGAAAAATTCGTAGAGCGACGTCAGTTCAACAAACATCGGCAGCTCAAGCACGCAGATACACCGTTCCACTGCCATGGCTGTGACCGACAGTTCACTACCCGCCGTGCCTTAAACATTCACTTTCGCGTCCATACTGAAGAGCACTACTTTCAATGCGAAGAGTGCCCCAGAAAATGCGACAGCGAGGAGACCTTTCTAATGCACATGCGCTTGCACGAGGGGTCCTTTAAGTGTCCGAAGTGTCCCATGACATTCCCGCGACGATCGCGACTAGCCGTTCACGTGCGCACGCACTCCGACAAGGTCTTCCAATGCGATCAGTGTGGAAAGAGTTTTCGCCACTCACGAAGTCTTGCTCGGCACGAGCTACTTCATAGCGGTCAGCGACCATACCGGTGCACGGAACCGGAATGTGAACAGTCATTCGGACGTCAAGATCACCTGACAGACCATCTGCGCACTCATACTGGTGAGCGGCCATTTCAGTGCCCGCATTGCAGCAAGACGTTTCGCCAATCGGGCGTGATGAACAGACATGTGCGAAGCGCGCACGAGGAGGGGGTCGGTGAGGAAGAGAAGGGAGTGGAGGAAATGGAAATTGAAGTTTAAAAAGGCCGGGCCACTCTAGTAAAGAattttgtacaagaaaacgAAGATGAAATTAGTACAAGAAAACGAAAGAAGAAATTTGCACAAGAAAACGAAGAAGAAATTTGTACAAGTAAACGTAGAAGAAACTTGTACAAGAATACGAAGAAAATTTTTACGAGAAATCGAAAAGAAAACGTTACTCGAACGGCTTTGTTAGCTGTGTTCACACCCCTTTTGATGGGGAAGGCGTGAAGATATTGTTAGAGTGTAGAAGAGAAGTAGAGTGTTGTTTTTGAGTCACAGATTACTATAGAATGGTCTCTTCAGAAGATGTAGTGATCGATTCTCTttagaaggtatagggattgATCTTACAAAATCGATTATTTTAACCTCGAAAACTATATAAAACACGTGATGACATTTATTGTTGTCAAGAAAATCTATTTAAACttattgtaaatagcatcaaaTTTGACCATCACCACTAGCCTCGGTGATATTGCGACGCTAAAGACACATTATCAGCACGAGAACCTGTTCCACGACTAGGACCACATTGCTGGCTAATTTCACTTTTCATCCGCACCGAGGTCTTCGTAAAAATCAAATTAGTGATTCCCATCGAGTGTTAGAGGGGGCTTATATTTGATTCAATGGGAGAGTCATTGGTACCCAGGCTCCCAACAATCCCTTCTCCCTCGTTGCGGGTTAAATTGTAATCAGTCAATAGCGAATTAACATTATATCTAAGAGTTATAAGATATTTTATTATGACTTAAAAGTATATACGAGTCACGATAAGTCGATTGTTATTCAGATGGATGTAGAATGGATTGAATTTAGACGATTCTTTCATGATTCACGCAGGCTGGATTCACGTGCTTCTATTTGAATTCCGTATGAAATTGAGACAGGGCACCGCCTTTTCTAACTTGATGAGGAAATAAGCATGATGAATTATGGACAGGATGAGGGTTCCCTCGCTCATACTGTATCACAATCACAGGGAACTCACCTATACGGTTTGAGCTGGGTGGTaaaggggggtatggatcacGTTTCGCGGACCGGGCAAAATGGCTATGTCACGTCGTTTCACGGACCGAAAAATGGCCTTTTAAATCGtcaaatcacgtttcacggtcGTCGAAAGGGACGATTTCACGTTTCTCGACAgtgaaaaatgacaaaatctCGTTTCACGAAAATACCCTTTACCACCATGTTTGAGTTTAGTTTGGAGTTCAGTTTGCATGTCTCTGTGGTTTCCAAGCCTGACGCTGGGGTGCTCTCCCATTGGCCAGGAAGCCCAGCATTTTTCACGTGTCACTGCACAGTAACAAATAAACTTTATTGAAACCGTAAaggtgagctccctgtggAATAACTAATTTATTTAATCGAATACATCACCTTTATAACGACTAGGTCCAAGGACCTATAGAGTCATTGAAGAAATGGATATTAACGTATGTGTATAACACGTCAAATTGAATAAATACTTTCATTGTATTACTTATTTTGTGtttaatttttgttatttttttctattcgaTGTATTATTGTCAAATTGTTTCTGACTATTCAAGATATAAAATGACAGATACGAGAGAGATCTTCCTTGCTGTTCTCCTTTTGATCGAGATCTATGGCTAATTTTTCTATTGAGTAATAGATGACAGTCAAAATgagtaaaaatatttattttccatactGAAATATGAAATCAGCTTTAAAATACATTGCCTATACACTGTTCTATTTCGCGAGGATTCTCCATCTACGtcgctttttctttttcccagCGACATCCCATAACAagcttttcttttctgtcaaaaaaaagaaaacaatcacAAACAACCCTTGATTTTCTTGTCTTCTTTATGGTACACAAACAAAAGTTTGAATGTTCTTGAATAGGAAGATACGTATTTATATTATTGCCATTtgattgggcttcctgtggttagaaagagttgtgacgtcataggaCGCCATTTCTGGGATGGCTCTCCCCTGTCTCTCTTGCCTTACAGATAACAACAGGAATCCCACAGGGACTAGGATGTCAATGACTTACTTGTACATGACGTTTTCACCGAGCATTCCTCTACTTCAGCAATAGAGCCCTGGCACAGCTTGCCTCCATATTGAGGCGTAGGGTTATCACACACACGTGACCTTAAccgatagccacgcccacatGTACGACTGCACTTGCCCCAAGCCGCCCATCGACCCCAATGACCAGGAACGGGGACTGCAGGAAAGTGAAGATAAATGATAGCTTATGAAATAGGGACAGGGACTAAAGGAAAGAACGAGTTAACGCTAGCATGACAAATAATGAACAGGGAAGGGAGACTACAGGAAAAAGTGGATTACTGATGGCTTACTAACAAAATGAACAGGAACGGGGAATACAGAAAGAGTGGATAACTGATAGCTTACTAACAAATGAACAGGAACGGGGAATACAGAAAGAGTGGATTACTGATAGCTTACTAACAAATGAACAGGAACGGGGAATACAGAAAGAGTGGATTACTGATAGCTTACTAACAAATGAACAGGAAGGGGTACTTCAGGAAAAAGTGGATTACTGAGATCTTGCTAACAAATGAACAGGAAGGGggatttcagaaaaaaatggaTTACTTGATGAGCTAACTAAAAATGACAGGAACAGGGACTACAGGAAAGAATGGATTACTGATAACTTACAAACGAAAGAACAGGAACGGGGAGTGCAGGAAAGAGTGGATTACTGAAGTTTACTAGCAAATAACAAGAACAAGGAGTACAGTATAAAGACAAGCTATCACCACGCAGCGTATTTTTGAAAAGGGGGCTTTTAATTAAGTGAAATTATATCGCGATgaagggggaggagggggggcgCTGAACTGCAAAGATGTATGAAAAATTATTATGTAGGAGAAGGAGCCTGAAGTTACAACCCCTGCCATCTTTGTATTATTCGTATCATTGTTGCCATCTTCGTATTATTCGTATCATTGTTACCATCATCGTATAATTCGTATCATTGTTGCCATCTTCGTATTATTCGTATCATTGTTGTCATCTTCGTATTATTCGTATCATTGTTGCCATCTTCGTATAATTCGTATCATTGTTGCCATCTTCGTATTATTCGTATCATTGTTGCCATCTTCGTATTATTCGTATCATTGTTGCCATCTTCGTATAATTCGTATCATTGTTGCCATCTTCGTATAATTCATATCATTGTTGCCATCTTCGTATTATTCGTATCATTGTTGCCATCTTCGTATTATTCGTATCATTGTTGCCATCTTCGTATTATTCGTATCATTGTTACCATCTTCGTATAATTCGTATCATTGTTGCCATCTTCGTATTATTCGTATCATTGTTAGCATCTTTGTATAATTCGTATCATTGTTGCCATCTTCGTATTATTCGTATCATTGTTGCCATCTTCGTATTATTCGTATTATTGTTAGCATCTTTGTATAATTCGTATCATTGTTGCCATCTTCGTATTATTCGTATCATTGTTGCCATCTTCGTATCATTGTTTTTTCAGCTCATCAGTAACCACGCCATTTCCAAAATCAATCGTCATCAATGCCATAGTAATCAAAACCATTCATTGTATCATTAAACGCGTTATCAGCATAATCATTATTAAAATCATGAGCTGAGCATAatcttcaccatcatcattacaatGATCAACATCATTGGCATCATGGGCGACATGAATATCCTTACTATACACTTTatgcacaattttttttaccatagCTTACCATAACATTCATCCTGTTGACATTTGCCCTCTGCTAGCTCTACACCATTTTCGTTGGCATTTGGGCATTTGCTGCGGTCCTTTGAAGTGCAGAACCTCTCTCTTAGTCTCCCGCACTTTTCGTCACATGGACCCCAGTTCGACCAATGGCTCCATCCCCCTCCGGATACTGTTAACAAACATATCAAACATTTGTTGAACTTCATCTAAATGGTCTATCGGAGACTGAACCAAGCACGCATGAATGCCTGTGGTAGTAGAGAACGAGGCTTCCTGGGGCATATTGAAATTGGCTGCCACAGAAGattgcaagttttttttttcgtaagaGAAAGTGCACAGGTAAAGGGGGTACTTAGATTTAAATAGGGACCTTACGCAAAGACGATGGCGAACGGCATGAAGAACGGGAAGTGCGCTTACGAATTGCTGACGGCGTTGTCGTCTGCGAcggcaggcccgtacccacaGTAGCGGAGAGTCCACTTCCGGTCCGCAAAAAACGTTTCATTTGTAGGACAAAACcataaagcataagcgaaCTAGTCGATCGTCGGCAAtcaacgtttttttttcttttttttacttactaACCTCACTACCTTACTAACCCCAAAAGAACATTTTTAGGTTTCCTGTGGATTGCAGGTGCATAAATGAGCTACATTAAATCGTATGGCAGTTAACAGTAAGAAAACTAAATCAATCAATGTCGCTTTCATCTCTTTCTCACCATTGGCACccagcgccccccccccccctataacACCTTCTCCtaacccccatcccccccccccgtattCAACATGGGCCAATGCAGGGTACTGATACGCaaacaccccaccccctcccccacgtaACCCTCCCATGCTCACCATGTGCTAATACAGAGAACAACTTTCCGAGTTTTGACCGCGTGAGTGGTTTTCGTAAACCGTTCCCTCAACTTAGAATATAATACCAACAAAAAAAACGAGTAATCCGATGTCACAATTGAACATCTATCCCTAAAACTAataacaggcccgtacccaggagggaaagtccactttcggttcgcaaaaaaaaaaaacatgccatTTGTAGGCAAAACcataaagcataagcgaaCTAGATAAAAAAAGGCGTTCTAATCGATCTGTGTATAAATCTAAAAGTCAAAcattttgtagccaaatccgataaGAAACGTGGCATTAGAATGGCATAAAATCCCTTTTATCAGAAATggtaccccctccccaccccccaacccAGAAAAaataggtccacttttttggatttcgcacccccctcccccacccccacccctcaagagaaatcctgggtacgggccttgACGGCAAATCTAGAACGGCATTTCTTATTATCGCGCAGAATCTAGTGTCATTTGCCCGATCACGCAACGCTCTAACTcagggacttgcgctaagagatcacgtgattgtttgggtggcaaacgagcgcgcgctcaggcttttagcagcaaaataacggtaacaaaaacaacttattcagcgcttccAAAAAATtccagcttttttttttcagaaagggtttagtttcatttaatgATTTTAGTTTTTCTTCGTTTTCTGGTATGACGGGCGCATTcaattctgtgtttattttggtttgaatttaCCGCCCAGAAAGGTCAGGTTATGTCTTAGCGAAAGTCCCCCATTACCGAACATCACTTACAGAGAAACAGGCCGAAACGAGCAAACGAATTATCTTCGCTATTAATCCTATTAAACCAAGCGTGTATAAACATTTCTATAGCCTCGACTCGTGCAAACAAAAAGCTCTCACATCGAAAATGACTCTCAAATTCAAATCTTAGCGCGCTAGATAGAATACGAGCTCAAGAGCGCAGCTTGACAGGGAGCTCTTTTCAGAGCTCGTTTAGCCCCCTGTCAAGCCTGCCTCTGACTACATTATTCATCAGCCAAAAACATTAGTTGATTGAAAGgaaaaatagccaatcagacACGTTATCGTTAAAGCGCAACCATGCATTTGATACTAATCTCGTTATCCCTGAGAAAGCTAGATGACGCTAAACACAATAGGATTCTGCCCGTTCTACGCGCCGTAAGGAACGTCAACGGTCGTTTTGGAATATGCGCAACCGCGCGCGCCGTTCTTATTGCCGTCTCCGTCAAATTTCATACCAAACAAATACTAAGGAATACTAGAAATACCAGAAACTTGCCATCCAAAAAGACCCTATGTTCTAAACCTAGGGTGGGAACTTTTCCCAAAGAATATTCGGACCTGAATTAAAATaaaccaggggctcataaagATTGGGGAACGTACAGGTAGACAGACGAACAGATAGGCAAAAGAATGGAcggaagaaagaaagaaagaaagaaagaaagaaagaaagaaagaaagaaagaaagaaagaaagaaagaaagaaagaaagaaagaaagaaagaaagaaagaaagaaagaaagatagatagatagaaagaaataaaaaaaagttggaaaaacaaaaagaaagatgGAAGAACAGAAAGCAAGAtcgaaaaacagaaaaacggacgtacaaaaaaaacagacaaataTTCAAACGTACGGAAAAACGGACAGACATTGAAAGAAAGGCAAGCTGACCTTCACAATCGTACAATGCGTTAAGCTGTATCTTGTCGGTATCGCTTAAAGTAGACCTTGTGGCCCCAAACTGAAGGTTCGGGTCCTTGATTGATATCATCGTCGGTTTGCCATTTTTGGAGAATGCAGTATTCCCATAATGCATCACGCTAGTAAAGTCATAGGCTTGTCCCACGAAATCAAGTTTACGCCCATTCCATCTATTGAAATTTTTCTGTTGGCCTGtgagtaaaaaaacaaatgtcaTGTTATTAAAAGTTACGTAACC contains:
- the LOC5514480 gene encoding uncharacterized protein LOC5514480, with translation MSGEEDLVCAVDFKSGKILYYFNPKTGEKKLVEEKIKDDQKDLENSPSPGLHGSMALQNAQNQPQKALPVESAPESLASLSTGNPSNPPQLPPVVLPAQAMGTSHSCKGRSTNCEECKRNFAESLNRINQQFLEKTLLSKTVKIFTCDHCGVNFLDKRTLNKHRLNHEFQIERELTRWKSQSKKNTVRKRAVKTTALKDFLEKVQSSRNGTDGHYGAEVVASYDGTALRIEKEETRFNQDIVSHNELRFHIERETEPSSQLENRAQNGIKHDEAGDVVITKTLGVDIQTERKPLSHSVSPQMTNESSRIDSRCLERYPVAAKKTSRGANQEFILAKTVEAILEEARREQTKPQAEALHHKAANSKESPIILNAFSLASPLTSDEMKTHNIAQNVRSNLNHIVPVFTQYSSTNTPSPPFVNTAVSTSSGASGLAGTRGPATNANFVPPVIPERPIHTEQVPSGALPSGQQDPSIACEEEGSKSPHQVPGLMSALPKHHHHSASSSRSTDDCTECNRSFQELLEKLNQSDNGPSKPKKKAKLPYLTSENNVLKNELKATVNLTKVSIPYLGNSTERSVLSEGDKHVNPDQSNQRDSTSNLVPEKIIQNKQIGQQLPRNQESKPDIGTTFNNHVIIVDDSERLPEVIEYGSKGKSGPYEVRNPSHCHFQNNECTKLTAKTLFEAETTKNATTLNENQTNVEDKGNSPKAIPDGIISNVLNKIPAPTPHSHSHDGGLITDCEECKMSFSHSLDQLSQKLLVETMNARSLIFACDLCDEKFVERRQFNKHRQLKHADTPFHCHGCDRQFTTRRALNIHFRVHTEEHYFQCEECPRKCDSEETFLMHMRLHEGSFKCPKCPMTFPRRSRLAVHVRTHSDKVFQCDQCGKSFRHSRSLARHELLHSGQRPYRCTEPECEQSFGRQDHLTDHLRTHTGERPFQCPHCSKTFRQSGVMNRHVRSAHEEGVGEEEKGVEEMEIEV